A single window of Melospiza georgiana isolate bMelGeo1 chromosome 19, bMelGeo1.pri, whole genome shotgun sequence DNA harbors:
- the EVI2A gene encoding protein EVI2A, whose protein sequence is MQTTRCSYPGLAFPVMIIFSLWLQTSANHTGYPHLREETWSPISQNLSESQNRTEASTNSPLSLNFSSQTTPSEMQSTLPSSSSPAPSAVSTTGGLEKSNKPKSPMTKETCEDNKSLILICFIIIAVLVLMCISLFLSTVIAANKISYLKRAQQGKRRPRSNGDLLATNSLWPTAAGTWQRMPKETSGTELIMQELVSGRDAVNQRKTEDETIEKLTKAAENEQESKEPSQSHKPILTNFVVEI, encoded by the exons ATGCAGACAACGAGATGCAGTTACCCAGGCCTGGCCTTTCCTGTCATGATCATCTTCTCCCTGTGGCTGCAAACAAGTGCAAACCACACAGGCTACCCTCACCTCAGAGAAGAAACCTGGAGTCCCATCAGCCAAAACCTCAGTGAGAGTCAGAACAGGACAGAAGCAAGCACAAATTCTCCTCTGAGCCTCAATTTCAGCAGCCAAACAACTCCTTCTGAAATGCAAAGTACCctgccatcctcctc TTCCCCTGCCCCAAGTGCAGTTTCCACCACAGGAGGATTAGAGAAAAGCAATAAACCCAAGAGCCCAATGACCAAAGAAACCTGTGAAGACAATAAGTCTCTCATACTGATTTGCTTCATTATCATTGCAGTTCTTGTGCTCATGTGCATCTCCCTGTTTCTGTCCACAGTCATAGCAGCCAACAAAATCTCCTATCTGAaaagagcccagcagggcaaaCGCAGGCCCAGGAGCAATGGGGACCTCCTGGCCACCAACAGCCTGtggcccacagcagcaggaacgTGGCAGAGGATGCCCAAGGAGACAAGTGGAACTGAGCTGATAATGCAGGAGCTGGTGTCAGGGAGGGATGCTGTGAACCAAAGGAAAACTGAAGATGAAACTATTgagaaactcaccaaagcagcagaaaatgaacAAGAAAGCAAAGAACCATCCCAGTCACACAAACCCATCTTAACCAATTTTGTAGTTGAGATTTAA
- the EVI2B gene encoding protein EVI2B: protein MARHQVMLAVFCGEIWSSLSAAAPQHAARTESHMCPSATSPRADSLLLHHLQATVPSLQQAATEPQAFPGEEEAGDGSWVAALILGSILIGMALAITVILLWKCCLRPPQAQSHWAGRSPFADGDTSDLCMEPDPGTKRSSVLFMLPWRLKQGTNLQEDPTVQENPPQHTCSAENGQPPPPAAGCSGASSGPAPEQEPANTAAECCPPPDPPPECSDLPPPPDWLREPAEEPSSDPSKHSALHLEAEEPQPSPPEPLIQEIHETLPQPEHPL from the coding sequence ATGGCCAGACACCAGGTGATGCTGGCCGTGTTCTGTGGGGAGATCTGGAGCtccctgtctgcagcagcacctcagcacGCTGCCAGGACTGAAAGCCACATGTGCCCCAGTGCCACGAGCCCCAGGGCAGacagcctcctcctgcaccaCCTGCAAGCGACTGTGCCCAGCCTACAGCAGGCTGCCACAGAGCCCCAGGCCTTcccaggggaggaggaggctggggatGGCAGCTGGGTGGCAGCGCTGATCCTCGGCAGCATTCTGATTGGGATGGCGCTGGCCATTACGGTGATTCTCCTGTGGAAATGCTGCCTGAGGCCTCCTCAGGCCCAGTCCCACTGGGCAGGCCGCTCCCCCTTCGCCGATGGGGACACCTCAGACCTCTGCATGGAGCCTGACCCCGGCACCAAGCGCTCTTCTGTCCTATTTATGCTGCCTTGGAGACTGAAACAAGGCACAAACTTGCAGGAGGACCCGACTGTCCAAGAGAACCCACCCCAGCACACTTGCAGTGCTGAGAACGGGCAGCCGCCTCCGCCGGCCGCGGGCTGCTCCGGAGCCAGCTctggccctgccccagagcaggagccagccaacACTGCAGCTGAGTGCTGCCCTCCCCCAGACCCTCCACCCGAGTGCTCCGACCTGCCACCACCCCCCGACTGGCTCAGGGAACCCGCTGAGGAGCCCAGCTCAGACCCCAGCAAGCACTCGGCACTTCACTTGGAAGCAGAGGAACCACAGCCCTCACCACCTGAGCCACTGATCCAGGAGATCCATGAAACACTGCCCCAGCCTGAACACCCTTTGTAG
- the OMG gene encoding oligodendrocyte-myelin glycoprotein, with translation MEYQILNTSTCLLVLLVFIPTGLGICPSSCKCSGNDRNVDCSGRNLTVLPQGLQDNLTYLNLSFNQFVDLDHQLTRFTNLRTLDISNNWLKNVPAHLPKSLWELYATNNNIKVLQKLDTAYQWNLRVLDISRNMVERAVLINNTLSSLKFLNLSSNKLWTVPTNMPYNIETVDLSNNFLSQILPGTLVRLQHLTSLYLHNNKFSYIPDKAFDQLSQLQVITLYNNPWSCSDNQTIPYVLQWVQGTAARVLGAPCAEQPWVSTGPAPGQPTALDSSPMIKGTKAADREASAAAPEPTKVTKTHKQLKAKEVPPLGSQSPPALFPSTDSPDGPQEAAATRTILVQDSTEGNASLAPATGSSTTPMTLSITSGMPTNYSKMPQSTTATLRKEEATPSVPSRASRWPMGLLCLALLHALALAMD, from the coding sequence ATGGAATACCAGATATTGAATACATCTACCTGTCTGCTGGTCCTTCTGGTTTTCATACCCACTGGTTTGGGTATCTGTCCTTCTAGCTGTAAGTGCTCAGGAAACGACAGGAATGTGGACTGTTCAGGCAGAAACTTAACTGTACTGCCCCAGGGACTTCAAGACAACCTTACATATTTAAACCTGTCCTTTAACCAGTTTGTAGATCTCGATCATCAGCTAACGAGGTTCACCAATCTGAGGACCCTTGATATTTCAAATAATTGGCTCAAGAATGTTCCTGCTCATCTGCCCAAGTCCTTATGGGAATTATATGCCACAAACAACAACATTAAAGTTCTTCAGAAACTTGATACAGCTTACCAGTGGAATCTTAGAGTGCTCGATATTTCCAGGAATATGGTGGAAAGAGCTGTCCTGATCAACAACACACTGAGCAGTCTCAAGTTTCTCAATCTCAGCAGCAACAAACTTTGGACAGTTCCAACCAATATGCCCTACAACATAGAGACAGTGGATCTATCCAATAACTTCTTGTCCCAGATACTCCCAGGAACACTGGTGAGACTGCAACACCTCACAAGCCTCTACCTGCACAACAACAAGTTCTCATACATTCCTGACAAAGCCTTTgaccagctctcccagctgcaggtAATAACTCTGTACAACAACCCCTGGTCGTGCAGCGATAACCAAACCATCCCTTACGTGCTGCAGTgggtgcagggcacagctgcccgtGTGCTGGGGgccccctgtgctgagcagccctgggtgagCACCGGGCCGGCCCCGGGCCAGCCCACGGCCCTGGACTCCAGCCCCATGATCAAAGGCACCAAGGCAGCCGACAGGGAGGCTTCTGCCGCGGCACCCGAGCCCACCAAAGTGaccaaaacacacaaacaacTGAAAGCCAAGGAAGTCCCTCCCTTGGGGAGCCAAAGCCCCCCGGCCCTGTTCCCCAGCACGGACTCCCCTGATGGCCCCCAGGAGGCCGCGGCCACCCGCACAATCCTCGTCCAGGACTCCACCGAGGGCAACGCCAGCCTGGCCCCGGCCACGGGATCCTCCACCACTCCCATGACTTTAAGCATCACCAGTGGAATGCCAACTAACTACTCCAAGATGCCTCAAAGCACAACCGCTACCTTAAGGAAGGAGGAGGCCACGCCAAGCGTGCCCTCCCGCGCCAGCCGCTGGCcgatggggctgctctgcctggcactgctgcacgccctggccctggctatGGACTAA